TTTTTCTTGGGCAAAAGGTTGGCCTGCTACTTTTCAAGAATTATTAGGAAAATCACTCTTTTTACAAGATGGAGAAGAACATAAAAAAAATCGTAAATTATTGATGCCCAGTTTCCATGGACAAGCCTTAATCAATTATTTTGAAACCATGGAAAGCATCATTAAAAGTTATCTCAATAAATGGGAAAAACAACAAAATTTCACTTGGTTTTCTGAGTTAAAACAAATGACTTTTGAGATAGCCAGTGTATTATTATTAGGCTCAGAAAGGGGTGATAAAATTGATTATTTATCTAACTTATTTACTGATTTAAGTAATGGTTTATTTACCATTCCTCTTAAAATACCTGGTACAAAATATAGTAAGGCCATTCGAGGTCGAGATTTATTATTACAACACCTAGAACAAGAAATTATCAAACGAAAAGAAAACCCTAGCAACGATGCCCTTAGCCTCTTAGTACAAACCCAAGACGAGGATGGTAATAGTTTAAGTATTAATGAGATCAAAGTTCAAGCCCTATTGATGTTGTTTGCAGGACATGAAACCACCACCTCGATGTTAACCTCTCTTTGTCTTGTTTTAGCTCAACATCCTGATATTTTAGACCAAGCCAAAAAAGAGCAAGAAAAGCTCCAGAATACAGATATTATAACCCTAGAACAGATCAAAAATATGACCTATTTAGATCAAGTTCTAAAAGAAGTTGAAAGATTATATCCCCCCGTAGCAGGAGGATTTCGAGGAGTAGTAAAACCTTTTACCTTCAATGGTTATTATGTTCCCCAAGGATGGCAAATTCTGTATAGTATCCAACTCACCCATCAAAATAGTGAAATATTTACCAATCCTAAAACATTTGATCCCCAAAGATTTAATAAAGAAAGGGAAGAACATCGTAAAACCGAATATAGCCTAGTGGGCTTTGGGGGAGGCTCTCGTTTTTGTTTAGGCTATGCTTTTGCTCAGATGGAAATGAAAATTTTTGCGGCTTTACTGATTCGCAACTATCATTGGAATTTAGAACAAGGACAAGATTTAAGTCTTAATCGCATACCCACCCTACACCCTAATTCGGGATTAAAAGTAAAAGAATTTCAGCCTTTGCCAAAGTAAACACCAAAATCTAAAAAAATTTAAAATTTACCTTGACAATATCTAGGGTAAATTCGCTATAATAATTTATGTGCGAAAGCGATGGGATGTCGCCAAGCGGTAAGGCAGCGGGTTTTGGTCTCGCCATTCCTAGGTTCGAATCCTAGCATCCCAGCTCAATAATTAAGCAAGGCTGATTCTTAGCCTTGTTTTTTTTTGCTTATATGATTAATCATTTTTCTGATGCCCTAGAAAATCTTGTTTCTGCTGAATTATTAGATACGGAGGATAAGGTTACTTATTGGTATGAAGGGTATTGCCCAAAAACCAATCAACTTCTGAGATTACCCCGTACATTGTTGGTGGAAAAAATTGCTTATCAATTAATGGATTATTTACAAGAAATTGGTACTTTTCAGGGGGAGGGAAAAATGTATGGGGTTTTATTATGCCAAGATAGTGGAGGAGAATTGAAGATAATCAAGGCTTTTTCTGGACTTTGGCAGGGGAAGGATAATCTGAGGGGATGGGTGAAGCAAATTCCGGGGCGTAAAAAATTTGCACTGGCTGAAAAAATTACCCTCAAGGAATTGGAGAGGATTAAGCAAGAAATTATTAGTTTAGAAACTCTGATTATCAGGGAAGAGTATGATCATTTGCGAAAGAAGTATAATCATGATTACCAAATTTTACGGGCTGTTCATCAAGAGAGAAAGAAGATAAGGGACAAAAAGAGAAAAAGTGATCAAGAAACTTTAGGGGGTATTTTATTACAAGAAAAGTTAGAAAAGTTAGCTCAAGAGAGTAGAAAAGATGACTGGGAGAGAAGAAGTTTTAAGAAGGAGTGGCAAAATAGATTATCTCCTTTTGAGAAACAAATAGAATGTGCAAATCAAACTATTCAAGCATTAAAGAAAGAGCGTAAAGAACTTTCTCGACAATTGCAGTTACAAATGCAAGGAGCTTATTCTTTAACTAATTTTGCAGGGGAAACTTTAAGTTTATCGGAGTTAGTCAACAAGTCTTTTATTCCCACTGGTACGGGTGATTGTTGCGCTCCAAAGTTACTGCATTATGCAGCGGTAAATCATCTTAAACCCATTGCTTTGGCAGAATTTTGGTGGGGAAGCACTTCGGCTAATGGGGAAAGAATTTCGGGTAATTTTTATCCTGCTTGTGTGGAACGTTGTCAGCCTATTATGGGTTTTTTATTGTCTGGTTTGGGTGATCATAAAATTAAGAAAAACAATTACGAAATAGATATTATTTATGAGGATAATTGTTTTTTAGTGATTAATAAACCTAGTGGTTTGTTATCTGTACCTGGAAGGGGAGGAGATAATTTTGACAGTGTAGAATCTCGTTTAAACGTTATGAGAAAAAAAGATGATTTTGTAAAGGCTGTTCATCGTTTGGATCAGGATACTTCTGGTATCCTAGTTATTGCTAAAAATGCAGATATTCATCGCAATTTATCTTCACAGTTTGCCCATCGCAGGGTGAAAAAGGTATATGAGGCACTATTGGCTGGAGTGGTAACAATAGATGAAGGGGAGATTGATTTACCTTTGTGGGCAAATCCTGATAATCGTCCTTGTCAGGAGGTTAATTATAGTTTGGGTAAGGGGGCTTTGACTCGTTTTCGGGTAATGGGTTGTGATAATTTTGAGACAAGGGTGGAGTTTTTTCCTGTGACGGGGCGCACTCATCAGTTACGGGTACATTCTTTGATGGGTTTGGGTTTTCCCATTAAGGGCGATCGCCTTTATGGTTTTATGGGGGATAATAGGTATAGACTCCATCTCCATGCCCGTGAGATTAGTTTTGACCATCCCCATGGTGGAGAGAGAGTATCTTTTACAATTCCTTGCCCTTTTTAATTTAATTTTATTGATTTCCATTTCCCTATGAAATTTTTACCCTATCAAATGAGTAAAGGAAAAAAACCTTTATTTATCTATCTTCCCGGTATGGATGGTAGTGGCAAGTTATTAGAAAGTCAACGGGATTTACAACATAATTTTGAAGTGCGTTGTCTGCATTTTGCCCATGATAGGGCATCGGATTGGCAAGGATTAATTAAACCTCTGATTCATTTATTAAAAAAGGAAGTTGATAGGGAGATATATTCTCGAGTATATCTTTGTGGAGAATCCTTTGGGGCTTGTATGGCTTTAAAATTGGTGGAGATGATTCCTGATTTTTTTGATCGAGTCATTTTGGTTAATTCTGCCTCTAGTTTTTATCGTCGTAGTTGGTTAAATTGTGGCACTTATATCACTTCTTTAATGCCCAATACGGTCTACAATGGGGCAACCTTTCTTTTATTTCCTTTTTTAGTAAAAATAAGTGCGATCGCACCTTCTCAAAGAACAACCCTCCTTGATACCCTCCAATCTCTCCATCCCCTCACCGTTTCCAATCGCATAAAACTCCTCAACCAATTTCATCTCAATCTCGACAAAATTCAACAGTTTTCCCAACCAGTGTTAATCATTGCATCAGGGGAAGATAACCTCCTCCCTTCCCTCGAGGAAGCCCAAAGATTAAAGCAATTTTTTCCCCAAAGTTTAATCAGTATTCTCCCCTATAGTGGGCATTGTTGCCTCTTAGAAAAAGAAATAAATTTACGTAAAATTATGCATAAATACTCATTTTAAAATTGATAAAAAAAGATGTAAAGTTTTGTAAAACCTCATAGCATTGCAGGAAAAAGGTTGTTATAGTATATATATGGAAGAAAAAAGGTTCTTCCTTCGTTAGACTAAACAACGAGTGAAAACGATTGAAAAAGCGAGGTAATTTAACTGAAAAAGATACGTTGTATTATCTGTCTTTCGAGTGCCGAAACAGCTTTTCGTTTTCTGTTTCATTTTTCCTAAAGTGCTACGACAGAGAGCAAGGGAACTGGATCAATGAGTGAACAATTGATTTACAGTGCAACTCTAGTAAACATCAATGTAGATAAGGAAAATCGTTCGATAAAAATAGTGAACACAAGGAGGTTAAATAAGCTGTTTACGGTTAGTTTCATTCTCAAAGGTCGAAAAAAAAGTAGCAGTGGTCAATACTACAGCTCTGATTTCCTAAAATGTGCAAAAGCAGGAAGCAAGGGAACTATTGATGGCTTATTATGCCAGTAGTGCAACTTCGAGCAATATCACCTAGGATAGGAAGTGATTGAGCAGGGTAAATTCGGATCACTGTTATTTTTTTTGTGTATATAATTATGAAAGTTATTGGAAAAGTGGAATATAAAGCTATTGCCCTCGGTACATGGGCTTTGGTTGCCAAAGGAGGAAAAACCTACGAATTATATAATCCTCCTGAACAATTAAAACAAGATGGCATCTCCGTAGAAGTTGAAGGTACTATTCGGGATGATGTGATGACTATCTCTATGATAGGTAAAGTTTTAGAAGTGCGATCGTTTACTATCAAATCCTAACGCCACAAAATCATTGATTTTTTATTTTAAAGGCCACCAAGAAACTTTATCCCTAGTGGCACTGTAAACCTCTTTTAATTCCTCTGGTTGTAAAATATGAATTACATCATCGGAGGTACTATTATTTTTGTCTAGTTTGATTAATCCCTCTTTCTGCATTCCTTTTAATACTTGTTCTACGGTGCGCTGGTTGAGTTGACAGGCTTTGGCGATTACTTCTACCGCCAAATCAAGGATATAAACCCCTTGGTTATTGGGTTGATTTTCCAATTCTCTTTCTTGATAAATTAATGCCCTGAGTAAAGATGCTACGGCTTGGGGGGGATAACTACTACAGTTGAGGAGATGATAGGTAAATTTTTCCCTTAACTCGAATAGTTTAGCATAGCGATCGCCCACTATCTCAAAATGATCATAAATTTGTTTGAGGGCATCAAGGGGAATTTTAGTGACATAGGTAGTTTTGTAAGCCTCCACCAAACTAGGAAAACCTTTACTGGCTAAACCATGACTAAAAGGTAAACTACGCATTCCAAAACAACCACC
The sequence above is a segment of the Cyanobacterium stanieri PCC 7202 genome. Coding sequences within it:
- a CDS encoding cytochrome P450 (PFAM: Cytochrome P450~COGs: COG2124 Cytochrome P450~InterPro IPR001128:IPR017972:IPR002401:IPR017973~KEGG: cyt:cce_3728 cytochrome P450~PFAM: cytochrome P450~SPTR: Cytochrome P450), with translation MSSQNLDQNIPLPPGKFGLPLIGETINFLTDQDFALKRYQKYGSIFKTNILGKPTAVMIGSEANKFILQSHFDHFSWAKGWPATFQELLGKSLFLQDGEEHKKNRKLLMPSFHGQALINYFETMESIIKSYLNKWEKQQNFTWFSELKQMTFEIASVLLLGSERGDKIDYLSNLFTDLSNGLFTIPLKIPGTKYSKAIRGRDLLLQHLEQEIIKRKENPSNDALSLLVQTQDEDGNSLSINEIKVQALLMLFAGHETTTSMLTSLCLVLAQHPDILDQAKKEQEKLQNTDIITLEQIKNMTYLDQVLKEVERLYPPVAGGFRGVVKPFTFNGYYVPQGWQILYSIQLTHQNSEIFTNPKTFDPQRFNKEREEHRKTEYSLVGFGGGSRFCLGYAFAQMEMKIFAALLIRNYHWNLEQGQDLSLNRIPTLHPNSGLKVKEFQPLPK
- a CDS encoding pseudouridine synthase (PFAM: RNA pseudouridylate synthase~TIGRFAM: pseudouridine synthase, RluA family~COGs: COG0564 Pseudouridylate synthase 23S RNA-specific~InterPro IPR006145:IPR006224~KEGG: ava:Ava_3138 pseudouridine synthase~PFAM: pseudouridine synthase~SPTR: Pseudouridine synthase) encodes the protein MINHFSDALENLVSAELLDTEDKVTYWYEGYCPKTNQLLRLPRTLLVEKIAYQLMDYLQEIGTFQGEGKMYGVLLCQDSGGELKIIKAFSGLWQGKDNLRGWVKQIPGRKKFALAEKITLKELERIKQEIISLETLIIREEYDHLRKKYNHDYQILRAVHQERKKIRDKKRKSDQETLGGILLQEKLEKLAQESRKDDWERRSFKKEWQNRLSPFEKQIECANQTIQALKKERKELSRQLQLQMQGAYSLTNFAGETLSLSELVNKSFIPTGTGDCCAPKLLHYAAVNHLKPIALAEFWWGSTSANGERISGNFYPACVERCQPIMGFLLSGLGDHKIKKNNYEIDIIYEDNCFLVINKPSGLLSVPGRGGDNFDSVESRLNVMRKKDDFVKAVHRLDQDTSGILVIAKNADIHRNLSSQFAHRRVKKVYEALLAGVVTIDEGEIDLPLWANPDNRPCQEVNYSLGKGALTRFRVMGCDNFETRVEFFPVTGRTHQLRVHSLMGLGFPIKGDRLYGFMGDNRYRLHLHAREISFDHPHGGERVSFTIPCPF
- a CDS encoding hypothetical protein (KEGG: cyt:cce_0086 hypothetical protein~SPTR: Alpha/beta hydrolase fold), producing MKFLPYQMSKGKKPLFIYLPGMDGSGKLLESQRDLQHNFEVRCLHFAHDRASDWQGLIKPLIHLLKKEVDREIYSRVYLCGESFGACMALKLVEMIPDFFDRVILVNSASSFYRRSWLNCGTYITSLMPNTVYNGATFLLFPFLVKISAIAPSQRTTLLDTLQSLHPLTVSNRIKLLNQFHLNLDKIQQFSQPVLIIASGEDNLLPSLEEAQRLKQFFPQSLISILPYSGHCCLLEKEINLRKIMHKYSF
- a CDS encoding hypothetical protein (KEGG: cyc:PCC7424_0120 hypothetical protein~SPTR: Putative uncharacterized protein) — protein: MKVIGKVEYKAIALGTWALVAKGGKTYELYNPPEQLKQDGISVEVEGTIRDDVMTISMIGKVLEVRSFTIKS
- a CDS encoding putative transcriptional regulator, Crp/Fnr family (InterPro IPR000595~KEGG: cyc:PCC7424_3455 putative transcriptional regulator, Crp/Fnr family~SPTR: Cyclic nucleotide-binding protein) produces the protein MARKNFSESNIITFLINHSYLFKGLDEKELSAFLPPDSLTREKLFSNRPVFTAFSPDEDLDSLYVVLEGGPIILRSNPLDRILSLTYSGGCFGMRSLPFSHGLASKGFPSLVEAYKTTYVTKIPLDALKQIYDHFEIVGDRYAKLFELREKFTYHLLNCSSYPPQAVASLLRALIYQERELENQPNNQGVYILDLAVEVIAKACQLNQRTVEQVLKGMQKEGLIKLDKNNSTSDDVIHILQPEELKEVYSATRDKVSWWPLK